The Cyclopterus lumpus isolate fCycLum1 chromosome 12, fCycLum1.pri, whole genome shotgun sequence genome window below encodes:
- the tmc2a gene encoding transmembrane channel-like protein 2-A, with amino-acid sequence MYCTYPTTHVESVTCGSRHSDGAVRYLSWVLVVEIEVDSDPSGSDDEGTQRRPNRRQGAGRGGAKGRGRGKKPPSEDEDEDEEDEAPRGRRPANKKKPAKKHGGGDEDESEDEAPKRKRKGAANRKKGGKAQDSDEEDNDVGKGKKGKKGGGRKGGKEAEDSKGKKGDAKGKDKGKDNDKDKKKKKKDDSSSDSNSDSDEEESLSEGEMARLMEEVEEKKKLIATIRNKPWRMKRRLLNLKEAQGFVDKFEGALGKGKGRKWFAYKVMMKKKWIKFQRDFENFRTACIPWERKIKEVESHFGSSVASYFIFLRWMYGMNLVLFGFTFGLVVIPEVLMGLPYGSIPRKTVPRAEQATAQDYSVLMDFQGYCKYSVLFYGFYNNQRTIGLLKFRLPLSYLMVGIGTFGYSLMVVIRTMAKNADVGGGDGDEGEFTFAWKMFTSWDYLIGNSETADNKYASITTSFKESIVDEQENQKDENIHLRRFLRVMANFLITCSLGGSGYLIYFVVKRSQEFANRTDLSWYEKNELELIMSLLGLVCPPLFETIAEMEDYHPRIALKWQLGRIFALFLGNLYTFLFALFDEVNTKLEEEDSIKNASLWAMKEYYANYTFMINDTDSTPPPMNPADIIRGPCWETAVGIEFVKLTVSDIQVSYLTILIGDFARAVIVRFLNYCWCWDLEAGFPSYGEFDISGNVLGLVFNQGMIWMGAFYAPGLVGINVLRLLSSMYYQCWAVMATNVPHERVFKASKSNNFYMGLLLLILFLSLLPVVYTIMTLPPSFDCGPFSGKAKMFDVIMETIDLDLPAFLGTIFSYAANPGLIIPAVLLMVLAIYYLNSVSEAYQNANMELKKKMQMARDEEKNRRNNTDSTNQVMKDLEDLLPNRSFMPPAPPSKPEKMPELEAKPTKTKPGSAGRGVNLQRDVTLASPNPNARGPVSRPPGPRGAGPAPGAGPGPGRGRGRGPPPR; translated from the exons ATGTACTGCACCTATCCCACGACACATGTTGAGAGCGTCACATGCGGCAGTCGTCATAGTGACGGCGCCGTCAGATACCTGAGTTGGGTGCTGGTGG TTGAGATAGAGGTTGACAGTGATCCGAGTGGCAGTGATG ACGAGGGCACCCAGAGGAGACCGAACAGGAGGCAGGGAGCTGGGAGAGGAGGCGCAAAAGGACGAGGCCGGGGGAAAAAACCACCCAgtgaggacgaagacgaggatgaggaggatgaagctCCCAGGGGACGCAGGCCGGCAAACAAGAAGAAGCCCGCCAAGAAGCACGGGGGTGGCGATGAGGATGAGAGCGAGGACGAGGCTCccaagaggaagagaaagggagcCGCCAATAGGAAGAAAGGAGGCAAAGCTCAGGACAGTGATGAGGAGGACAACGATGTAGGGAAGgggaagaagggaaagaaaggaggggggcggaaaggagggaaggaggcggAGGACAGTAAGGGTAAGAAGGGGGATGCCAAAGGGAAGGACAAGGGGAAAGACAATGacaaggacaagaagaagaagaaaaaggacgaCAG tTCATCTGATTCCAACTCAGACTCTGATGAGGAGGAGTCCTtgtcagagggagagatggcccggctgatggaggaggtggaggagaagaagaagctgatTGCCACCATCAGGAACAAGCCGTGGAGGATGAAGCGGAGGCTCCTAAACCTGAA GGAGGCTCAAGGATTTGTGGATAAGTTCGAGGGAGCTTTGGGCAAAGGGAAAGGCAGGAAGTGGTTCGCCTACAAAGTGATGATGAAAAAG AAATGGATCAAGTTCCAGAGGGATTTTGAGAATTTCAGAACAGCCTGTATCCCATGGGAGAGGAAAATCAAAGAAGTGGAGA GTCACTTTGGGTCATCTGTGGCATCTTACTTTATCTTCCTGCGCTGGATGTACGGCATGAACCTGGTCCTTTTTGGTTTCACTTTTGGACTGGTGGTCATCCCTGAG GTTCTGATGGGCCTTCCCTACGGGTCCATTCCCAGGAAGACTGTACCCAGAGCAGAGCAGGCCACCGCTCAAGACTACTCTGTACTCATGGACTTCCAG GGCTACTGCAAATATTCCGTCCTGTTCTACGGCTTTTACAACAACCAGAGGACCATCGGCTTGCTGAAGTTCAGGCTGCCTCTGTCCTACCTCATGGTCGGGATCGGCACCTTCGGCTACAGCCTGATGGTCGTGATCCGCAC aaTGGCGAAGAACGCCGATGTCGgcggtggagacggagacgaaGGCGAGTTCACGTTTGCCTGGAAAATGTTCACCAGTTGGGATTACCTCATTGGCAACTCAGAGACCGCCGACAACAAATACGCCTCAATTACCACCAGCTTCAAG GAGTCCATCGTGGATGAGCAGGAGAACCAGAAGGATGAGAACATTCACCTGCGGAGGTTCCTCAGAGTCATGGCTAACTTCCTGATCACCTGCAGCCTCGGCGGCAGCGGATACCTCATCTACTTCGTGGTGAAGAGGTCTCAGGAGTTCGCAAACAGGACCGACCTCAGCTGGTACGAGAAGAACGAG TTGGAGCTCATCATGTCTCTGCTGGGGCTGGTGTGTCCCCCTCTGTTTGAGACCATTGCTGAGATGGAGGACTACCATCCACGAATCGCCCTCAAGTGGCAGCTCGGGCGCATCTTCGCCCTCTTCCTGGGAAACCTCTACACCTTTCTGTTCGCCCTGTTTGACGAGGTCAACACCAAG CTGGAAGAAGAGGATTCCATTAAGAACGCCAGCCTCTGGGCCATGAAGGAGTACTACGCCAACTACACGTTTATGATCAACGACACCGATtccaccccaccccccatgaACCCCGCTGATATCATCAGAGGACCCTGCTGGGAGACCGCCGTCGGCATT GAGTTTGTGAAGCTGACGGTGTCGGACATCCAGGTGTCCTACCTGACCATCTTGATCGGTGACTTTGCCAGAGCGGTCATCGTTCGATTCCTCAACTACTGCTGGTGCTGGGACCTGGAGGCGGGATTT CCGTCATATGGAGAGTTTGATATCAGCGGTAATGTACTTGGATTGGTTTTCAATCAAGGAATGATCTG GATGGGTGCGTTTTATGCTCCCGGGCTGGTGGGCATCAACGTGCTGCGCCTCCTCAGCTCCATGTACTATCAGTGTTGGGCTGTCATGGCCACCAACGTCCCACACGAGAGAGTCTTCAAGGCCTCCAAGTCCAACAACTTCTACATGGGtctgctgctcctcatcctcttcctcagtcTGTTACCTGTCGTCTACACCATCATGACCCTGCCGCCTTCATTTGACTGCGGACCCTTCAG TGGGAAGGCGAAGATGTTTGATGTGATCATGGAGACAATCGACCTGGACCTGCCAGCCTTCTTGGGGACGATTTTCAGCTACGCAGCCAACCCAGGTCTCATAATACCAGCTGTTCTGCTCATGGT ACTGGCCATCTACTATCTGAACTCCGTGTCTGAGGCCTATCAAAACGCCAACatggagctgaagaagaagatgcagatG GCTCGGGATGAAGAGAAGAACCGGAGGAACAACACGGACAGCACCAACCAGGTCATGAAAGACCTGGAGGACCTGCTGCCAAACCGATCCTTcatgcctcctgcccctccatCAAAGCCTG AAAAGATGCCGGAGTTAGAGGCAAAGCCAACTAAAACGAAGCCCGGCTCGGCCGGTAGAGGCGTTAATCTGCAGAGAGACGTGACTCTGGCATCACCCAACCCCAACGCTCGGGGGCCAGTGAGCCGGCCGCCTGGGCCGAGAGGAGCTGGACCGGCGCCGGGTGCTGGACCGGGCCCAGGGCGCGGCCGTGGAAGGGGGCCCCCTCCGAGATAA